In the genome of Chlamydia buteonis, the window AGAAGATTGAAGCAGTTGCTGGAAAACTATAGAGCTTCTCGGCTGACAGATAATCATGTTGGGCATAGCACGAAGAAAACTCAAATCATAAATACCATGGTGGCTACAACCATCTCCATATGCTAAACCTGCACGATCTATAGCAAAGATCACCGGGAGATTCTGTAAACATACATCATGGAAAACATTATCCATAGCACGATGCAAAAATGTCGAATAAATAGAACAAATTACAGGAGTATTGGTTTTAGCAATTCCAGCTGAAAACGTCACAGCATGACCTTCAGCAATGCCTACATCGATAAAACGCTCAGGAAATGTTTCTTTAAATGTTTCTAACCGTGATCCTAAGGACATCGCCGGTGTAATCACATGCAAATTCGGAGAGGTTTCTCCAAGTTTGCATATAGTTTTCCCAAAAATATCAGGATAAGTAAGCTGCGGTTTAATCATTGGAAGTAATTTATCTTCCGCTGTAAGTTTAAAATTGGCCTTTACTCCATGGTATTTTGTAGGATTTTCCTGAGCTACCTCTAAACCTTTTCCTTTTTTTGTACAGACATGAATAAGAATAGGGAAGGGTAAATCACGTACCTTCTGAAATAAAGATACTAATTCTTTTATGTTGTGACCGTCCACAGGACCCATATATGCTAAGTTAAACTGCTCAAAAATAGGAATCGGACAAAATAAAGACCTTAAACAAGTGGAAACCTTATGCGAGCACCTAGCGATACTTTTGCCGTAGCGGGGAATCTTTGATAATGACCTTTCTAGTTTGCGTGAAAGCAAACTAAATTTGGGGTGGTGAATCCATTGTGATAGGCTTTTGGACATTACACCCACGTTTTGAGAAATCGACATGTTATTGTCATTTAAAATGACAATAAATTTGGATAGATCGGCATGAATATTATTTAAAGCTTCTAAAGTCAATCCACAGGAAAAAGCTGCGTCACCAAGAATAGGAAGTACGTGTGTTCTAGACTTCTCAGTAGCTTTTGCCATACCTAAAGCTAAAGATAAAGCGTTGCCTGCATGACCTGAAAAGAATAAATCATGAGCACTTTCTAAAGGTGAGGTAAATCCACTTAATCCTCCATCATGACGAATGCGTTCAAATTCTTCTATGTTTCTCCCTGTAAGCAGTTTATGAGGGTACGTTTGATGCCCAACATCAAAGATAAATTTATCTTCTGGAGAAGAAAAGACATAATGTAAAGCTATTGTTAATTCAATAATTCCTAAATTGGAAGCTAAATGCCCCCCTGTTTTAATAAGGACAGAAATAATTTTATGACGTATTTGCTCAGCAAGAAGAGAAAGCTCAGCAAAAGAAAGCTTCTTAAGATCTTCTGGAGATGAAATTTGACTTAAAATAGAGGAAGTGTGAGAAGTCATGGTTGTGTAGTCATAGAGAATGTTTGTAGAACAGGCTGATCTAATGTATCTTTTAGAAGAGTTCCATTAGGCTGAACAGAAAGGAGATAACATTGTTGATCTTTGACTAAGATCTTATCTAAACCCTGATGTATCAGGGAAAACATTTTTTCATATACAACTAAAATAACATCAAGAGAGTCGAGAGCGCTTAACTGATTTTGTAACGAACTAAGTTCTTGAATTATGGTATCTACATCATTACAAGGCATCGCGCTCTCTACAGTTAATGTACGAAAGACTCTTCTTCTGCAAGAAAATCTTCATTTCGTTTTTCAGATAACTCACGTACACGTTCTTCCGCTTTACGGATCCGTGATTCACATATACGCATTAGGGCATCTGCTTCTTCATAAAATTTTAAAGAGGCATCTAAAGATGTTGAAGGTTGATTCATAAGATCCACGATCTCTTCTAACCTTTCCATAGCCTTTTCAAAGGGAATTTCTTCCATAGTTTAGAACTCTTGAGTTTCAAAATTCTGAACATCCGTCACAGTAAGAGTGGCTTCTCCATCCTGTAGTCTTACCCTTACACAACTATGTTTATGTAAACTTTTCGCCGAAATGATAGCCAAATTTTCATTAAAGTCAAAGAGCATAGCATACCCGCGTTTTAAAACATTTTTAGGATTTAATGAAATCAACTGTTTAGAAATAGTGTGGTATTTTTCTCGATGTCTTTCCACAAGGTGGTTTAGGGAAAGTAAGAGATTTTCTTTAGAGTATAAAAAATGCTCCCTACGTTCGCATACTGTATAAACGAAAGCTTTATTTAACCGCTTTTTTAAGAGGTTAAGGGTATATTTTTCTTTAATAAATAATTGATTAATTTTGGTTGTAAAATGTTTTAATAACGTTTGCTTGTGGGCTAAAGATTGATGAAAATATCCTAAACGCTGAGATAAAGCTCTGTGAATTTGATCTCTCCAAGGATCTAATCTCTGCCTATACTGCTGTGTGTTGTGAATGATAAGATTTTTTTTAATATGTACACAGTGGTGTTTTAAAGCGAGCAAACGATTTTGGAAAGCTAGATTGATCATTTTCCAAAGATCTTGGAGACGGTAAGTCACACGTTTTAAAATATCGCTTTGCAACCAGCGCGTGTATTGCATATAGCGTTGCTTGCTTTGTGAAAGTTTTGTTTGTATTGACCGTTCTATAGATACACGAAGATAGTCTAAAGACTGGTGGGGAGGACGGAAAAAATCTACGTGATCTAAGTAACGCTTCCATTGCTGAATTTGCTTTGCTTTCCCTGCAAGCAGTTGCTGTGCATGAGCATTCAGATAGCGTAAATGACTTTTAAATATTTGAATTTGTTCCTGACTACTTTGACAGACGATTTCTGCAGCAGCTGAGGGGGTGGGAGCACGCACGTCAGCAGCAAAATCACATAATGTATAATCTGTTTCATGTCCAACAGCAGAAATAACAGGGATTCTGCTTGCATCTATGGCCTTGACCACGATTTCTTCATTAAAAGCCCAAAGATCTTCAATACTGCCACCACCGCGAGCTATGACAAGAACATCAACAAGCTTATCTCTATTCATTACTTCAATAGCTTGAGATATTTCTTTTGCTGCCGTAGCTCCTTGTACTGTAACAGGATAAATTAGGAGCTTGTATTGATGACAACGACGAGAAAGAATACGTAAGATGTCTTGAATTACTGCTCCTGTTGGGCTAGTAATAACGCCAATACATTTTGGAATTCTCTTAAGGGGCTGTTTTTTTTCTATAGAGAAATACCCTTCGGCTGCGAGACGCTTCTTAGTTTCTTCGAATTTTTGCAAGAGATCGCCTTCCCCTGCATAAACTAAGGCGTGGGCTACGATTTGGTATTGACCCCTTGGTGCATAAACAGTAAGTTTCCCGTGAATGATCACAGAGTCTCCATCTTTAGGGCAACGGTCAAAATACTTACTTTTAAAATGAAAAAAAGCACCGTTTAAAAAAGATTTACTATCTTTAATACCAAAATATAGATGCCCACTAGGCTGTAAAGAGACGTTACTTAACTCTCCTTTGACCACAATATGACAAAAATTTGACTCGAGTAGATTTTTTATAGACTCGGTAAGAGCCGTTACTGCTTGAGGAGGAGATGAAATTGCCATGCCCTAGAATACAGAAAGGTTTCAAGTTCTATTATTTTAAAATAAAGTACCTTCCTAGTAAAAAACTAGCAAGAATCGTGAAATCATGTCTATAGTGGGAGATGAACGAGCTAACAAATTGAGGACGTAGATGGCACGTAAGCGTTATATTTTTGGTAATTGGAAAATGCATAAGACAGCTAAAGAGGCTAAAGATTATTTGTCTGTTTTATGCCCTCTCCTTGAAGAAGTTGCTCCTATATCTCGTGTGGGTATAACTCCCGCATTTACAGCCTTATATGCTTGCTGTGAATCTATAAAATTTTTTCACAGCCCTATTTGGCTGGGAGCGCAGAATGTCCATCAGGATACCTCTGGAGCCTTTACAGGTGAGATTTCCTTGCCTATGCTAGAAGAATTTAATGTTAATTTTGTACTTGTAGGTCATTCCGAATGCCGTCACATTTTTCATGAAGAAGACAATACAATTGCGCTTAAGGTTGGCGCCGCATCTCGTGAAGGAATTATTCCCGTTTTGTGTATTGGAGAAACTTTAGAAGTTAGAGAAAAGGGTGCGACGAAAGATATGTTATCTAACCAGTTGATATTGGGGCTTGCTCAACTTCCTGAAACTGCCTCTGTAATCATTGCTTATGAACCGGTATGGGCAATTGGTACGGGGAAAGTAGCTTCAGCCATTGATGTGCAAGAGGCGCATGCTTTTTGTCGAGAGGTTCTTGGCAATATATTTTCCAAAGAGAAAGCAGAGGCAATTTCTATTCTTTATGGAGGATCTGTAAAGGCGGACAATGCTGAAGGATTTGCTAGTTGTCCTGATGTAGACGGTTTGTTAGTAGGAGGCGCTTCTTTAGATCCTAAAGTTTTTGCCGATGTTGTCACGAATTTTAATCGTTAGCTAGTAAAAATTATATTAGCTTTTTGGCTATGTTGTGTGAAATATTTTCATAGAATTTACACTAAGGTTTTGTTTGAGAACAGTGTTCCAAAGCAATAAAATGTTTTTCAATATGGTGATTAATTTAGTTTTATACGAGAATATCCCCAGGGCCTTTTAGGGATTTTTACAGTCTATAGAGACACTGGATTAGAAAGAAATTTTTAAAATCCTAATAAATTAAAGGGCTAGGAATTCACCTCAGATAGGTTTGTTGATTTAGGAGAAGCATTGTGACCGCCTTGTTTTATTCGTTTTTATTTATCTTTCTTCTTTTGTGCGTAATTCTTTGCGGACTGATTTTGATTCAAGAAAGCAAGAGTATGGGACTCGGTTCTTCTTTTGGCGTGGATTCAGGAGATTCCGTTTTTGGTGTATCTACCCCGGATATTTTAAAGAAAGTCACCGCTTGGCTGGCAGTAGTTTTCTGTTTTAGTTGTTTGTTTCTATCTTTTGCGACAACATACTTGGGGAAAAGTTCTCAAGAACCTCCTGTACATGTTCTAGAACAAGTTTCTTCAGATGGAGAAGAAATCTCTAGCGAATAGAAAGCTTCGCTAGAGGTTATCGACTTTTACCTAAAGTACCCCATCTATTTCTTGGAAATAAAATTAAAACAGTCATCATCTTATGAAAAAAGTCTTTTATATATTTTGTCTCTATGGTCTACTACCTGGCTCTACAATATTTTCAGTAGAAAAAGTTCAAGAAGAGATGGAGTACCCTTCGCCATTGCCTACAGTCTCTGTCCCTTTTATTTAATAGAAGACGCGATTAGTAGCTAATCTGCGGGGTGATAAATCATGATTAGAGAATTAGAATATTACGGTAGCCCTACATTACGTAGAAAGGCTGATGCTATTCTTGAAATTACTGACGAGATTCGTCAGTTGGCTCAAGATATGTATGAGACTATGGTAGCTCATAAGGGGGTGGGTTTAGCAGCTCCTCAAGTAGGGGAAAGCGTAAGTCTTTTTGTTATGTGTGTTGAGGGAGAAACAGAGGATGGGGATCTGATTTTTTGTGACTTCCCCAAGGTGTATATTAATCCTGTACTTTCTGATGTTTCTGAGGATCTTGTTTTAGGTAGGGAAGGATGTTTATCGATTCCCGGGTTGCGAGCTGATGTTTACCGTCCGCGTCGCATTACCGTAAAAGCGATCAATCTCGATGGTCAGGAATTCACAGAACATTTAGAAGGGTTTCCTGCGCGTATTATCATGCATGAAAATGACCATCTCCATGGAATTTTATACATTGATAAGATGGAAGAGCCTAAGGATTATAAGAAGTTTAAGTCTGCCCTAGAAAAAATTCGCCGTCGTTATAATAACCATATAACAGACAAAGCTTCTTAGTCGTGTGTTATTGTCTAAAACTTGCTTGTCTTATTGATTTCTTCAAGTTCAAAAGAAGCCCTAACCATTTTAGTAAAAGATTACTGATTACTTAGATGTTTTGGCTTATCTAGTTTGAGGTAAAAGAAGAAGCGGTTATCCGCTTCTCTTTTCTCATATACCGAGTATAACTGCCAGTGCTCAAATACTTTGGTTCCTAAAATCATTTGATATTCTAGATAACTAGGTGTCTGGGTTCTATGCCAGCCATATCGTAGTGTCAGATGATAATTCCAACAGGGATGCGGACGAACAAAGACCTTCCCTAAAATGAGATTCCGACGATCTGATAAAGGAGAATTAAAAAGTTCTTCAGGAGAGCGACTAACATCTAGAATATAGTTTTCCTTATCACATTTAAGAAGGCTATACTTGCTTCTATGCAGGAATTCTAAAGTTAAACCGATATTATCACTTCCTACCCATTGCCAAAGCAGATTCATATGATCCCAGCAATGTTTTTTCCATATCCATTCAGCATCTAGAGATAAGGTATTTTTACGATCTAAAGGTAAGGAGATCATGCATGCTGTTTTGGGAAATGTCGATCTTGCAAATGTATTTTTAAAAATTTGTGTTGTCCAAACTTTGGCGGAAGCTCGTGGAGCACTAGGAGAAACACGATTTAATATAAAAGATTCAATACCTATCTTACATAAATGTAGAGAAGAGAAAGCATCATTGATAGAAAAGATATAGTGTTCGTGGTTCTTTGCTAATGGATGTGTTGCCGATGTAAATGAAACAAAAGGCTCTACAATATGCTTAGTGTGTAGATAATTCTTATACGCTGAAAAACGATAATCTAAATTTATTTGCGCAGAAGCTTGGCAATGACGTTGAGATGTTTTTGGGACGTTGCTGTAATAAATCGCTGATGCTGATACCGTGGGTGTCAGCGTCCCTATAAGTAGGGGAATAGCACGGTATACCTTAGGAGAGGCCGCAGCTCGCAGTGAAGAAAAATTGGAACCAGCAATGTTATTGCTAAAAGCAAAGTTTAAATAGCCACATTCAAACAGATTCTCAATGAAAATCCCTGTATTTTTAATATTCACAGGGTGTTGTTTCAAAGAGAGATAGGGAAGTTCTTGATTCACATTCTGGAACGGATTTACCTTCACGGAAGAAGATAGTCGGCCGTCTAATAACGCATCATGCCAGGTAAGGCGAACTTGTGTAGGACCAGTATTTTTTAAAGAGAAATTATTAGGAAAAATATCAGCAACCGTTTCCCAGCTGTCGCTTAAATGATACTCCCCGGATAATTTTGTCTGTTTATGTGCTAGAGAAAAATTTCCATGGAAGCGGTAGCGATCTCGAGGTTCTGCCATATCAATCGCTAAGCGGTGGGCATAGTAACTTTTCATATTAAAGACATTTTCAGGTTTCTCTTTTTGCGAAAAGTGCATGTTATAGCCAACCCCTATGCCATGCTTGAAAAAGCTATCTAAAAAAAATGTAGATAAAAAATGCTTTTTAGAAATAGGTGAGTAACTAATCCCTAAGTAAGAACCTAAAAATCCTCCCGTACCTCCTCGGAAATTAATTGGAGGTTTAGGAATTTCCATTGGCATAATAGAAAATTGCGGGAGGAATAATAAAGGAATATTACAAATACTGAATGTTGTTTTCCCTATAGAAAGTACACTGTCTGAAGAGTATTCTAAGTAGTCTCCGGAAAGACAAATATGTTTTTTAGGACCTTCTGAGGTGGATATATATCCTTTGTGGATAATTAAAGTTTCAGGAGTCAATGTCATCATAGACCCGCCTAAAAACCAAGGATACATTGCAAATCTACCATTGGTCAAAAGACACGAATCAGTATCTTCATAGTATTCTAAGTAATCGCAAACTAATGTCTTTCCTCGATAATTGACCATGACATTTCCATGAGCAATTAATTTCATACCACGTTCGGGAACATTGTCTACGTAGGCACGATTTGCCTGTATACGCAGATTATTATGAATATTGAGGACGCCATCTTCGATATCTAAAGTTCCGGATAGCCCTTTAAAATGGCTTAGATAGGATACTTTTTTCTTTGCAGCTTCTTTATGAGTTAACGCTTCTGCAGAAAATGAACACAACAGTAGTGCTGATAGAAGGAAATAGGGGAAACAACGTTTCATATGTCTTCCACTATTCTATCATTTTCATCAATAACCCAGCTAAGATATGACAATTTTTTGCTTTTGTTTGTGTCATCAGCTGAATAAGTAAACGAATATCCTCATGTGTCTTTGATACCACAAGAGTTTCAAGAATGTCTAACATGAGTTTTGCTCGTATTTCTGGAGTAATTTGATAACGAAGATAAGGAGAATCAGGGTGTGGTTGTCTATCTTCTGTATCAATAAACAATAACGTTTCTTGGATGAGCTCCTGAGCATAACGATGTAGGGATAATTTTTTCTCAGGGTCTTTAGTAAGGTTGTATAATGCTAAATCGGCATAAGCACGGATTACAGGCTCTCCAGGAAGTTGGGACGCTCGTGAAAGGATATCTAAAGCTTGTTGATGAGAAGAATGTGCTAAAAAAGAGATTGCTTTAGAAGCAAGTGCTGTTTTCTGACTTAAGAGTATTTTTTCTATATAAGGAAGATACGCCTCTTTAGGTAGTTGTAAAAGAGAAACAAGGATCTGTTCTTCAGAATGTTGAATGGCGGATAAGGCTTTGGCACGTTCTGTAGGATTTTGAGGGAGGATTACTGCTCGGCATTTCCACGCTTGTGTTGCACGCCCTTTGGAAAATGTAGGCACTAATGCTCGGGTATATTGTCGCTGAACTAACCATTCTGTAATGTATTCAAGAAGTTCTGGATGATCGCAGCCTAAATGTATCAAAGCTAGAGCTGCATTTAACTTTGCTTCGCTGTTTTTAGTATTTAAAAATACAGGAAGTACTAAAGGAATCCCTATCTCTTTAGATAGTAATCGTGCTGTGTATAAAGCTCTACAGTGTTCTTCTTGTATCTGCTTTTCGAAAATAGGAAGCGCATCCTCTTCTTTACCAATAGCAAGCAACGCTTGAGCAGAGGCTAAAGATAAGTCGGGATCGTGTTTCTCCGACAGCTTTTTTATAGCGTTGTAACTCTGACCATCTTTTAACATTCCTAGAGCATATACAGCAGCTTCACGATCTAAAGGGGAAGCGCTTGTTAATAAATGTCGTAGTGTTGGTAAGAACCGTTTTTGTTGGTATTCCCCTATCAACAGAGCTGCATAGTTTCTTGTAGTACTTTTTGGTGAAGAGAGCAGCTGACGGATATACGTATCCGATTCTTCAGTTTCTAATCTTAGGAAAATAGCAGCTGAGAGACATTGGATTTCTTCAGGAAGCTTATGAATAAAAGAATGGAGATGATCAATGACTTTAATATTTTTTAATCCCGCCAAACGGTAAGCAGCTTCTAAACGAATTACAGGATAGGCTGAGGCCAGAGCTTTGAATAAAAGTTCGTCAGAGCTTTTCCCTAAATGTGAAGATAACGCTGATAATACCAACAATTGTTGCAAAGGATCGTTGGTTTCCATTGCTTGCGAAAGAATCTCAAACGCTTCTGCAGAACCTACAATACCAGCCCCAATAATCGTGCTTTTTCGAATATAGGGATCATCAGAACGTAAACCCTGTTTTAAACAGTTCTCAGAGATTTTTCTTAATAACGCAAAATCATGGTCTCCTTGCGTTTCTAAGGCGTCTAGATAGGCGGTAAGAGCTTGTTCTACAGATTTTTGGCTGGTATAAAGGATCTTATGACTTACAGGATCTGGGAAACTACTAAAAACCAAACTAGGAAAACTTAAACATAGTCCTAGGGGTATGATTAAACGAGATAATCCCATAAGTTAACGTTGAACTCCAACAAGAGGTGTTTCAGTGTTTTAATCGGAAGACCTTGGACATTATATGCACATCCTTGGATATTATGAATAATCAATCCACCGCCTTCTTGAATACTGTAGCCTCCGCATTTATCTAGGGTAGAAAATGCTTTGACATACCTCCCCAGGTACGCTTCGGGTAGTTGGGTAAATGTTACCCATGTGGTCTCTTCTCCGGTTACTAATTTCCTATCTTGCAGAAGCGCGATGCTTGTAATTACGGAATGGGTTTGACCGCTTAATGTTTTTAACATTTCAATAGCCTCATCGTAAGAACCCGGCTTATTGAAAATTTTCCCTTTATACGCCACAACTGTATCAGCAGTAAGAATAAGACCTTCAGGATTGTGTTCCTTTACTATAGACTCGGCTTTGCCTATAGCCAATTCTCGAGAATACGCTATAGGATCACCATGATAAGGAACCGAATGTTCTTCAAAATTTGAGGAGATGCAGGTAAAAGGAATACGAAAGTATTCTAGTATCGATTTTCTTCGTGGAGAAGAAGAACCCAGGATGAACTTTGGTTCCATACGCCCTCAATAAAATATATCCTAGACTTACATTACTTAGGCTATAGCTTGCTGCTGCTTGTATAGTCCACCATTGTCCCATCAAAGAAAGTAATCTTACCTTTTTCAAAAATTAATAATTTCGTAGCGCATTCTTCGATGAGGGTTCTGTCATGAGAAACAAATATGGATGTCCCTTTGTAATCATTGATAGCCCAAGCTAGTGCAGAAACAGACTCTAAATCTAAATGGTTATTGGCTTCGTCAAGAATAAGTGTATTGTGGTTTTCCAACATCATTCCAGCCATAAGCAAACGAGCTGTTTCCCCTCCGGATAAAGCCTTAATCTGCTTAAAAGCGTCATCGCCACCAAATAACATCTTACCTAAAACGCTACGGATCTCTTGGTCGTTAATTCCCGTTTTACGATTACGCAACCATTCGAATAGAGTTTCATCCCCACAATCTTTTAAGACGTCATAGTGATTTTGAGGAAAATAGGAATAAGCAACTTGATGACCAGTTTTTATAGATCCTTGAGTAGGGGACTCTACACCGGCTAACAGTTTCATTAATGTTGTTTTCCCAAGGCCGTTGTTACCAATAATTCCTAACTTATCTCCTTGATATATCTCTAGAGAGAAAGGTTGGAATAGGGGATTTCCGTCATTATAATTTTTGGTAATGCCTTCTAGAGAAAAGACAATCTTACCAGAAGCTTTTTCTGATAAAGGGAAACGTATGTAAGGACGCTGAATATTTGATTTCTTTAATTCTTGAGGCTGGAGTTTTTTAATTTCTCGTAAGCGCGATTGTACTTGACTTGCTCGAGAGCCTGCTCCGAATTTAGCCACAAACTCTTTAAGCTGGGCTATTTTCTTTTCTTTGGATTTGATATCAGCTTTCTCTTGATCTCGAGAAGCTGTTTTCATTTCTACCATAGCGTCGTAATTTCCAGGATAGATAATGACAGTGTCATAGTCAATATCAGCAATATGGGTAGTAATGGTATTTAAAAAGTGCCGGTCGTGGCTAACAACAATCACAGTCCCATCATAATCCTTTAAAAAATTTCCCAGCCAGTTGATAGAATGAATATCCAAGTGGTTGGTAGGCTCGTCAAGAAGAAGAGCTTCAGGGTGACCAAACAAAGACTGACATAAAAGCACACGAAATTGTAGGTCTATAGGAATCGTGGACATTTTATTGTTAAATAATGCTTCTGGAATTCCAATTCCTGTAAGCAGTTCTTCAGCCTCAGATTCCGCTCGGTAACCATTTTCTTCGCCAATGATTTCTTCTATTTCACCGAGTTTAATGCCAATAGCATCAGTAAACTCTTCAAGATACAAAGCATCTCTTTTTTGCAAAGCATCCCACAACCGTGCGTTACCCATGATTACGCAATCTAAAACGGAAACGTCACCAAAGCTATCTATATTTTGGCGTAGGATACCTACTTTCTTAGGTAAAGAAATAGAGCCACGAGTAGGTTCTACAAAGCCTGTGATAATTTTTAATAAGGTAGATTTTCCTGCACCATTGGGTCCTGTTAGCCCATAGCGATTGCCTGGGTTAAAGACGACAGAAACGTCGTCGAACAGTACGCGTGTGCCTAAGGTTTTGCCAATTTTGTCAAGTACAATGCTCATAGCGCATAGCATAACAAAGAGGAGCTTAGAGCACAAGAGGTTTGCCTAAGGTTTAGCTATGGGGGTGGGACTCATTATGTGTTTGCTTTTTAAGCTTCATAGATACATGAGTATAAATAGTTGTGGTTTCTAAAGAACTATGACCGAGAAGAGCTTGAATGGTTTTTAAATCCATGCCATTCTCTAGCCAATGCGTGGCAATTGTATGGCGGATTGTATGGGGGGTAATGTTCCCTGATAAACCTGACTGGCGAAGGTATTTTTGAAATTTTCTATCAATAGAGCGAGTAGTTAATCTTTGCCCAAAACGATTTAAAAAAATTGCTTGCGAATCTTTTTCAATGCCTGTTCTCGCAGGATGAGTTAGGTATTGTTGTAGCCATTGAGCTGCATGAGGAGTGATAGGAACAAGACGTTCTTTTTTTCCTTTCCCTCGGATGCGAATGAGATGGGAGGTAAAGTCAATATCCCAGTGGTTTATAGCAACAATTTCGCTAATACGTAATCCTGAGCTATAGAATAATTCTAATAAGCAGCGATCACGAAATCCTGTGTATTTCGATAGATCCGGAGTTGCCATGAGTATTTCTACTTGCTCATAAGTGATGGGTGAGGGCAGTTCTTTAGGTAATCTAGGTCCTTGAATGGTTTCGGTAGGATCTTCAGGAAGAATACGATTTTTCACACAATACTGTGAGAAGCTTTTAATTGCTGAAAGTCGACGTTTTATTGTGCGTTTTGCTTTGTTTTCTTGCATTAGTTTTAAAATGTAGAGACGCACAGTATCTTTTGTTAGTAGAGAAAAAGGAAGCTCAGCTCCCTGTCTTTCTTTTGTGAGTAAACAGATTGGAGGGGATGGGGTGAGCTCACCGTGTTTTTCTAAAAAGTTTTTAAAACTATTTAAATCGATACAATAGTTTCTTAAAGTATGAGGGGAGGCAGTTTTTATATTTTTTAGATAATCAAGAAAAGCATAAAAAGCTGAGACCATAATGTTCCTAAACACTTTTTCTGAAGTATCCTTATATAGGGATTTATTTAGAAGAAGGGTTTTTAGGGAAGGGATAACTACGGAATTCTTCAGCTGCAGCAACATTAGGGAAAATTTTCCCTGCTTCTATTTCAAACTCTTTAGAATTTAAGTAGCGTGCAGAAAAGTGTGTAAGCACGAGCTGTTGTGCTCCAGCAGCTAAGGCTTGCGTAGCTGCTTGCTTGGCTGTCATGTGGTAGTGACTTTCTGCTAAATGGCAATGCTCTTCAAGATAAGTACTTTCACACAACATAATTCTTGCATTTTTAGCTAAATCTACAATGGATTGGCAGGGAAGTGTATCTGCTATAACAGCAATGCTATCACCCTTTCTAATATAGCTTAGGTCTTTGAGATATAAGGTTTTTCCGTTTACTGTGACTTGTTCATTACGAAGAAGGTCTTGCATAATAGGGCCACGCAATCCCGCAGCTTTGATCTTTTCTGGAATGAATTTTATAGTGTCGGGTTCGGTGATTCGCCATCCTAAAGTATCAACAAGATGATTGAGCTTACGCACTTCGATACGGAAATTTCCAAAATCCTCAACAATCCCTTCTTTATCTATAGGATGTTCAATAACATTGATAGTCTCGTGATAAATAGTGCCGTAGCGCAATCTATCGAAATACTTTTTCCCCGAAGCTGGATAATAACAATGTATCGGGTGGGTAACCTTATCCAAGTTTAACCTCATCAGCATAGAGCCTAAACCTAGACAATGATCACCATGAAAATGGCTAATAAAGATCCTTGAGACAACCGTGGGAG includes:
- a CDS encoding Maf-like protein yields the protein MEPKFILGSSSPRRKSILEYFRIPFTCISSNFEEHSVPYHGDPIAYSRELAIGKAESIVKEHNPEGLILTADTVVAYKGKIFNKPGSYDEAIEMLKTLSGQTHSVITSIALLQDRKLVTGEETTWVTFTQLPEAYLGRYVKAFSTLDKCGGYSIQEGGGLIIHNIQGCAYNVQGLPIKTLKHLLLEFNVNLWDYLV
- a CDS encoding ABC-F family ATP-binding cassette domain-containing protein; the protein is MSIVLDKIGKTLGTRVLFDDVSVVFNPGNRYGLTGPNGAGKSTLLKIITGFVEPTRGSISLPKKVGILRQNIDSFGDVSVLDCVIMGNARLWDALQKRDALYLEEFTDAIGIKLGEIEEIIGEENGYRAESEAEELLTGIGIPEALFNNKMSTIPIDLQFRVLLCQSLFGHPEALLLDEPTNHLDIHSINWLGNFLKDYDGTVIVVSHDRHFLNTITTHIADIDYDTVIIYPGNYDAMVEMKTASRDQEKADIKSKEKKIAQLKEFVAKFGAGSRASQVQSRLREIKKLQPQELKKSNIQRPYIRFPLSEKASGKIVFSLEGITKNYNDGNPLFQPFSLEIYQGDKLGIIGNNGLGKTTLMKLLAGVESPTQGSIKTGHQVAYSYFPQNHYDVLKDCGDETLFEWLRNRKTGINDQEIRSVLGKMLFGGDDAFKQIKALSGGETARLLMAGMMLENHNTLILDEANNHLDLESVSALAWAINDYKGTSIFVSHDRTLIEECATKLLIFEKGKITFFDGTMVDYTSSSKL
- a CDS encoding Organic solvent tolerance protein OstA — translated: MKRCFPYFLLSALLLCSFSAEALTHKEAAKKKVSYLSHFKGLSGTLDIEDGVLNIHNNLRIQANRAYVDNVPERGMKLIAHGNVMVNYRGKTLVCDYLEYYEDTDSCLLTNGRFAMYPWFLGGSMMTLTPETLIIHKGYISTSEGPKKHICLSGDYLEYSSDSVLSIGKTTFSICNIPLLFLPQFSIMPMEIPKPPINFRGGTGGFLGSYLGISYSPISKKHFLSTFFLDSFFKHGIGVGYNMHFSQKEKPENVFNMKSYYAHRLAIDMAEPRDRYRFHGNFSLAHKQTKLSGEYHLSDSWETVADIFPNNFSLKNTGPTQVRLTWHDALLDGRLSSSVKVNPFQNVNQELPYLSLKQHPVNIKNTGIFIENLFECGYLNFAFSNNIAGSNFSSLRAAASPKVYRAIPLLIGTLTPTVSASAIYYSNVPKTSQRHCQASAQINLDYRFSAYKNYLHTKHIVEPFVSFTSATHPLAKNHEHYIFSINDAFSSLHLCKIGIESFILNRVSPSAPRASAKVWTTQIFKNTFARSTFPKTACMISLPLDRKNTLSLDAEWIWKKHCWDHMNLLWQWVGSDNIGLTLEFLHRSKYSLLKCDKENYILDVSRSPEELFNSPLSDRRNLILGKVFVRPHPCWNYHLTLRYGWHRTQTPSYLEYQMILGTKVFEHWQLYSVYEKREADNRFFFYLKLDKPKHLSNQ
- a CDS encoding HEAT repeat domain-containing protein produces the protein MGLSRLIIPLGLCLSFPSLVFSSFPDPVSHKILYTSQKSVEQALTAYLDALETQGDHDFALLRKISENCLKQGLRSDDPYIRKSTIIGAGIVGSAEAFEILSQAMETNDPLQQLLVLSALSSHLGKSSDELLFKALASAYPVIRLEAAYRLAGLKNIKVIDHLHSFIHKLPEEIQCLSAAIFLRLETEESDTYIRQLLSSPKSTTRNYAALLIGEYQQKRFLPTLRHLLTSASPLDREAAVYALGMLKDGQSYNAIKKLSEKHDPDLSLASAQALLAIGKEEDALPIFEKQIQEEHCRALYTARLLSKEIGIPLVLPVFLNTKNSEAKLNAALALIHLGCDHPELLEYITEWLVQRQYTRALVPTFSKGRATQAWKCRAVILPQNPTERAKALSAIQHSEEQILVSLLQLPKEAYLPYIEKILLSQKTALASKAISFLAHSSHQQALDILSRASQLPGEPVIRAYADLALYNLTKDPEKKLSLHRYAQELIQETLLFIDTEDRQPHPDSPYLRYQITPEIRAKLMLDILETLVVSKTHEDIRLLIQLMTQTKAKNCHILAGLLMKMIE